Part of the Niallia alba genome is shown below.
AATCGGGAAATTGAATTGATCCACTAGAATAGACACAATAGATTGGGATGCTAAGTACGTAAGCCCTACTGTAATTAATGGAATGAATGGGGCAATTACCGATCTAAAAACAATTAACAATACTGCAAGAATAAAGACAACTGTTATCCCTTCTGTTTTCTTTAATCCTTCTTGTGAACTATTTACTAAATCCTGATCGATCATCCAATTGCTCGTATAATAGTGATCTACGTCATATTTCTCAATCGTTTTATATAATGCGTCACTTACCTCATCTGCTTCTCGGTCATTCCAACTGATGGTTAATGAAGTTAGAATCGTTTTTCCATCATCTGAAACTAATTGATCTTTTAAATCTTCATCTTTAAATGACGAAAGAATATCGGTAATCCCTAACTCTTCCTTATTAGCTTCTAATGCCTCAACCGCTTTTTTCGCTTCCGCTATATCTTTATCAGTCAACTTCTTCTCATTATGAAAGACTAGTGCTACCGTTGACTGTTCTCCTACATTTTTCTGGTTCTGGATTTCATCTAGAATTTTTCCAGCTTCGGAAGAGGAATATTCATCAGGTATCGTAATCTGCCCTTTTTCCTTAACTAGATCTCCCATATTTGGAGCTATGATAAATAAACCGACTAACGCTATAATCCATGCTCCAAGAATAAACCATTTTCCTTTTAAAATAGCATTCACTTTATTCCCTCCAACTTCTATTCCTTAGTTTCTTCTATGAGTCTATCTAATTTAGCAAAAGTATCTAAGAAATTTTGGATTTCAACATGCTCAAATTTTGAGATGACAGATTCTATCACACTTTGGATTTTTTTCTCCATTTCGCCAAAAATTATTTTTCCTGCTGATGTTAAAGTTAAATAAATTACACGTCTATCTTTTTCATCCCTTGTTCTTTCTACCCATCCCTTTTCAACTAGGCGGTTGATAATGGGGGTAATGGCGCTTTTCTTCACACCGAAGACGATCGAAAGTTCTGAAGATGTGCATACTCCCACATTGTTTATATGACGCATTGTAAAATGCTGTTCTGTTGTAAGAACATCTCCTATTTCCTTCCTAATTAACTGATCAAATTTACGATTAACCGAAAAATTTATACTGACATATCGGTCGATGATTAGATCTATATCTGTTCGATTAATAACGGTCACCTCTTGTCTTTTTAGTTAAAGAGTTTAACTATTAAACATTTTAACTTTATTGCTATTTTTATGTCAACAAAAAAATTTCATTCCAAAAAGATAAGAATGGATAGGATTTTCCTTTATCTCTTAGCGAAGGAAATGGTTGTAGCAATAGCACCTATCTTTAAAGATTGGCTATGCTATAATAAGGAAAAAAATGAACGGAGAATAAGATTATGTTTCCAAACATTTCAATGAAAAATACGCTTATGGAAAGCCTAGGAATCAAAATAGTGGAAGTTCAAAAAAATGGGGTGTGTATTGCGTCAATGCCAGTTGATGAAAAAACAAAACAGCCCTTTGGATACCTACATGGCGGAGCTTCAGTAGCTTTAGCAGAAACAGCTGCTAGCGTTGGAGCAGCAAGCCTCATTGATGGGCAAAAACAAGTAGTCTTTGGGCAAGAAATAAACGCAAACCATATTCGGTCGGTAAAAGAAGGTATTGTGACTGCAACTGCTTCAGTTATACATCAAGGAAAATCTAGCATGGTTTACGAGATAAAAATAGTGAATGAGAAAGAGGAACTAATTTGCATCTCACGTTGTACGATGTCGGTAATTTGTTTAGAAAAGTGATTCGTTAGTTTGGCTGATATCCTGTTCACATTGGCTGATTTATTTGGTTTTTGGCTGATATTCTGTTCGCGTTGGCTGATTTATTTGGTTTTTGGCTGATATCTCGCTCGCGTTGGCTGATTTATTTGGTTTTTGGCTGATATCTCGCTCGCGTTGGCTGATTTATTTGGTTTTTGGCTGATATCTCGCTCGTGTTGGCTGATTTATTTGGTTTTTGGCTGATATCCTATTCGCGTTGGCTGATTTATTTGGTTTTTGGCTGATATTCTGTTCGCGTTGGCTGATTTATTTGGTTTTTGGCTGATATCCTGTTCGCGTTGGCTGATTTATTTCCTTTTTGGCTGATTTCCTGCTCGCGTTGGCTGATTTATTTCCTTTTTGGCTGATATCTCGCTCGCGTTGGCTGATTTATTTCTTTTTTAGCTGATATCTCCACTATTATGCTTTAATCCCACTTAATTTACTGATTAATTTCACTTAACACACAAAAAAGTGCATCTAAAATGCCAGTTAATCTGACTTTTAGATACACTTTTGCCATTAAACTAAATATTACTTGCAAATATATAATCTTGCTTCGTATGGTTTTAAGGAAATCGATGTAGTTGGCTCATGTTCTTCTACTGGATAGTTCGCTAACAGTAAATTTTCATGCTCTAACTCAACGACACGATTTTCAAATACTGCCTCTTCTGCTGATAGGTTAGTAATGATCACCATCTTTTTATCATCCAAGGTACGAGTATAAGCAAAAACCTGTTTATTATCTTCATCAACTAAATCAAATGTTCCATATGTCAAAATTGGACCTGATTTTTTCAACTCAATCATTTTCTTATAAAAATGATAGATAGAATCCGTATCTTTCTTTTGGCTTTCTACATTTATATCTAAATAATTTGGATTGATTCCCATCCAAGGTGTGTGTTTAGAGAATCCGGCATATTCCTCACTCGACCATTGCATCGGTGTTCTGGAATTATCACGGCTAGTGGACCAAATTATTTCCATTATATCTTTATGGCTGACGCCTTCTTCACGTTTCAGTTTATAAAGATTTTTCGTTGCTACATCATCATATTCCTCGATCGTTGGAAATTGAACATTCGTCATGCCAATTTCTTGTCCTTGATAAATGAATGGAGTTCCCTGCATAAAGAAATACATCATTCCTAAAGCCTTGGCACTTTCTTTCCAATATTCCTTGTCATTTCCCCATGTGGAGACAGATCTAGCTTTATCATGGTTTTCGATAAACAAAGCATTCCATCCTTTGTTTTCTAAACCTTTCTGCCATTTATTTAAAACTTGTTTTAGCTCCATGACGTCTACGCCATAATTTTTTTCATTATCCCATAAATCCAAATGCTCAAATTGGAAAACCATATTAAATTTCCCTTTAGTTTCTCCAACCCATAGCTCTGCTTCTTCAACCTTTACTCCATTTGCTTCTCCAACTGTCATAATGTCGTACTTCGCAAATGTTTCATTCTTTAATTCTTCTAAAAATGGTTGAATTCCCTCTACATTCATATGTTTATCAAAGGAAGGAACGTAGTCTAACCCTAAAGGATTATCCATATCCTTAAATCCTGCTTCTTTTTTAATATGACTAATAGCATCAATTCGGAATCCGTCAATCCCTTTGTCTAACCACCAATTAATCATGTCGTATAACGCTTTTCTTACTTCTTCATTTTCCCAATTTAAATCAGGTTGTCTCGTAGAAAAAATATGCATAAAATACTGTCCCGTTGTCTCGTCTAATTTCCATGCAGAGCCTCCAAATATGCTCTCCCAGTTATTAGGCTCTTTTCCATCGACACCATCGCTCCAAATATACCAATCTCTTTTTGGATTATTAAGGGAAGAACGTGATTCTAAAAACCACTTATGTTCATCACTTGTATGATTAATAACCAAATCGATAATTAATTTCATTCCTCGTTGATGCACTTCATAAAGAAGCAAATCAAAATCTTCCATCGTTCCAAACTCATCCATAATATCTTGATAGTCACTAATATCATAGCCATTATCATCATTTGGCGATTTATACATTGGACAAATCCAAATACAATCAATACCTAGTTCTTTTAAATAATCTAATTTTGTAATAATCCCTTTTAAATCCCCAATTCCATCTCCATTTGAATCCATGAAACTTCTAGGATAAATCTGATATGCTACTGCTTCTTTCCACCACTTTTGTGTCAAAACTTTTCTCCCTTTCTATATCTAGTTTCTGTTTTATTACCACTTTAAGGCTTGTATTACTCCGCCGCTTTACAACAAGAGTTTCTTTCCACCATTTTCGCCGGCACTGTAATTCGCTTCGTTACCGAATTTGGATACTTTATATCATCTAGTAAGCATTTTGTAGCTTCGACACCAAGCTGAAAAATATTAATATCAACACTTGTCAACGATGGCTTCATATACTTCCCTGTTGAAATATTATTAAACGCTACTATGGACAAATTTTCTGGAATAGATATAGATAGTTCCTCGGCATAGCTAATTAACTTTATAGCTATAAAATCGTCAGAGACAACAAGTGCTGTCGGCCGATTCTCTAAATTCAATATCTCAGTAAGCTTTTCTTTTGTTCGGCCAGCTAGCTCCTTGTCATAAATAATCAGTTCCTTTTGATAGGCAATTCCATTTTCCTTCAATGCTTGTTTAAAACCTTTCAAACGGTCAATTGTAAAAACCATTTCCATATTTGCGCCAATAAAAGCAATTTCTTTGTGGCCTAATTGGATTAAATGCTCGGTAATTTGTTTTGTAATAAACACATTATCATTGTCAACAAATGTAATTCTTTCAGCATTTTGATACGGTCTACCTATGACCGTAAACGGAAATTTATTGTGTAACAGATAATCCATAATCTGATCATTGGTTTTACTATATAAAAGAATAATTCCATCTACTCTTTTTCCCTGTACCATCTCGACTACTTCTTGCAGTATTTCCTCTTCAGATGCCCCAGTTGTCAAATAAATCCCAAACTTGCTTTTTCTTGCCTCTAGACTAATTCCTCTTAGTACTTCTGGAAAGAACGGGTTTTCTAACACTCTTTCCGTTGAATGTGGCATAACAATACCAATGGTTTTCGTGCTCTTTACAACTAAACTTCTTGCTTGTAGGTTCGGATGATATCCTAGTTCCTCCATTGCTTCTCGAACTTTGCGCTTTGTTTCATCACTAATTTTAGGATGATTTGCAAGTACTCTTGAAACTGTGGAGGGAGAAACATTTGCTAATTTACCAACATCTTTAATGGTTACTACCATATTTGCACCTCCATCATTTTTAGCACTATTATGGTAAACGCTATCATTTACTATCAAAAAAATTATATATTTATACACCTTTTCATGCAAACGATTGCACTAACATATGTAGAATATACCATAGGAAAAAGTTAATATCAATAATAAATTAAACTTGGATTGAGTCAAGTTTTTGTGGGAGTTTTTTTAGCTCCCTTTTTTATAAAGTAAAACCTCTAAGTTTGTATCCGCTTTCCAATTGGTTTTGTTCTTCCAACTGTTGATTCTCTCATTTTTTAAAAACCTTTTAATCCCTGTAAGGCAAAGTGAACGGGTTTTCCAATCGCTTGATTTAAGTATGGCATGTTCTGACGCACGGTTTCTGTTACTAATTTTGTGGGTATTTTTCTTTTCGGTCGATGCTCTTTCTTTGATTTTTCCGTGGCTTTTTCCCATTTTCCATATATCGTTTGGATAGATAGATCATCCTTCAACCCAATCCACAAACGTGCCATGCTCATGACGCCTTTTTTGCTCCATGCTCTTCCATTTTTTAATCGTTTGGCTAATTGATTCATCATTGCTTCTGCACTTCCCATTGGACGATACGCTGTCGTGTCCACGCCTTTCTCCTGTAACCAACTACGGTAATCTTTTATGGTTTCCTGATGATGCGTTAAAAAGCCGAGGAAATGCGCTAGTTTTTCTTCTTCTTCTGGTGTATCCATTGTTCCTACTGCGCTATTCAACTCTAGAAGTAATGTTTCTACCTGGTAGTTTTTTAACGCTCTTTTCATGTAGCGGTATCGAGGATGGCTCTTCATTAGTTGCTTCATCGAACGAGCGACATGAAAACGGTCCATGGTGAAAAAGGCGCGTTCCCGAAAATACTCCCGACATGCCGTTATCCAGCCTGCTCCATCGCCATTAATAATAAGCAAGGTTTGGGTTGGATCATACGCATAATGATTCTGTAAGAATGTTTCAAAAGCTTCCCAAAAGGGTTCTTTTTCTTCATAGAGAAAATGCCTTTTATTTCGGAGCCTGACTCGCTTTCCGTTTTCTTTCCATCCCTCATGTACAGCGGCGAATTTCAACTCCCATCCACGCTTTTTCTTTTCTTGACTCTTCACATATAATCCATCTACTTCGACAAACA
Proteins encoded:
- a CDS encoding MarR family winged helix-turn-helix transcriptional regulator, whose product is MTVINRTDIDLIIDRYVSINFSVNRKFDQLIRKEIGDVLTTEQHFTMRHINNVGVCTSSELSIVFGVKKSAITPIINRLVEKGWVERTRDEKDRRVIYLTLTSAGKIIFGEMEKKIQSVIESVISKFEHVEIQNFLDTFAKLDRLIEETKE
- a CDS encoding glycoside hydrolase family 13 protein, translated to MTQKWWKEAVAYQIYPRSFMDSNGDGIGDLKGIITKLDYLKELGIDCIWICPMYKSPNDDNGYDISDYQDIMDEFGTMEDFDLLLYEVHQRGMKLIIDLVINHTSDEHKWFLESRSSLNNPKRDWYIWSDGVDGKEPNNWESIFGGSAWKLDETTGQYFMHIFSTRQPDLNWENEEVRKALYDMINWWLDKGIDGFRIDAISHIKKEAGFKDMDNPLGLDYVPSFDKHMNVEGIQPFLEELKNETFAKYDIMTVGEANGVKVEEAELWVGETKGKFNMVFQFEHLDLWDNEKNYGVDVMELKQVLNKWQKGLENKGWNALFIENHDKARSVSTWGNDKEYWKESAKALGMMYFFMQGTPFIYQGQEIGMTNVQFPTIEEYDDVATKNLYKLKREEGVSHKDIMEIIWSTSRDNSRTPMQWSSEEYAGFSKHTPWMGINPNYLDINVESQKKDTDSIYHFYKKMIELKKSGPILTYGTFDLVDEDNKQVFAYTRTLDDKKMVIITNLSAEEAVFENRVVELEHENLLLANYPVEEHEPTTSISLKPYEARLYICK
- a CDS encoding LacI family DNA-binding transcriptional regulator, with the translated sequence MVVTIKDVGKLANVSPSTVSRVLANHPKISDETKRKVREAMEELGYHPNLQARSLVVKSTKTIGIVMPHSTERVLENPFFPEVLRGISLEARKSKFGIYLTTGASEEEILQEVVEMVQGKRVDGIILLYSKTNDQIMDYLLHNKFPFTVIGRPYQNAERITFVDNDNVFITKQITEHLIQLGHKEIAFIGANMEMVFTIDRLKGFKQALKENGIAYQKELIIYDKELAGRTKEKLTEILNLENRPTALVVSDDFIAIKLISYAEELSISIPENLSIVAFNNISTGKYMKPSLTSVDINIFQLGVEATKCLLDDIKYPNSVTKRITVPAKMVERNSCCKAAE
- a CDS encoding ISLre2 family transposase codes for the protein MNQCNTKMPSLKELEKTLFRTLQMTFQEILVQTLENWDLEIAQQRDKRRFALRDKREIRVDTAFGAVELKRNYYFDRVTKKYICLLDHYLQFQGNKGFSPLLEEWGLELATNGSSYRKAVETFEQFLGYSAMSHEALRQHLLHTSVLPAKEKRPFQKVLFVEVDGLYVKSQEKKKRGWELKFAAVHEGWKENGKRVRLRNKRHFLYEEKEPFWEAFETFLQNHYAYDPTQTLLIINGDGAGWITACREYFRERAFFTMDRFHVARSMKQLMKSHPRYRYMKRALKNYQVETLLLELNSAVGTMDTPEEEEKLAHFLGFLTHHQETIKDYRSWLQEKGVDTTAYRPMGSAEAMMNQLAKRLKNGRAWSKKGVMSMARLWIGLKDDLSIQTIYGKWEKATEKSKKEHRPKRKIPTKLVTETVRQNMPYLNQAIGKPVHFALQGLKGF
- a CDS encoding hotdog fold thioesterase translates to MFPNISMKNTLMESLGIKIVEVQKNGVCIASMPVDEKTKQPFGYLHGGASVALAETAASVGAASLIDGQKQVVFGQEINANHIRSVKEGIVTATASVIHQGKSSMVYEIKIVNEKEELICISRCTMSVICLEK